One Glutamicibacter mishrai genomic window carries:
- a CDS encoding ABC transporter permease — MTSTTAPVRTKSKVFTGKLALGILGVLLLLALSLFTGVYDIFGKDDGAQMFTITRIPRTIALVLAGAAMAMSGLVMQLLTQNRFVEPTTTGTTEWAGLGLLTMLVLFPSASLLAKMGVSIIFAFIGTMVFFLFLQRVSLKASLTVPIVGIMLGSVIGAFSTFFALSTDKLQSLGIWMAGSFTSVIRGQYEVLWIVALVAVAIYIVADRFTVAGLGEEIATNVGLNYRRVMLLGTALIAIATGVVTVVIGNLPFLGLIVPNIVSLIRGDDLRSNLPWVCLLGVAITTVCDLIGRTIIMPFEVPVSLILGVLGAIVFIFLLLRQRKVG; from the coding sequence ATGACAAGCACGACTGCGCCCGTGCGGACCAAATCCAAGGTCTTCACCGGCAAACTGGCATTAGGCATCCTCGGTGTCCTCCTGCTCCTGGCCCTCTCGCTATTCACCGGCGTCTACGACATTTTCGGCAAAGACGATGGCGCCCAGATGTTCACCATCACCCGCATCCCGCGCACCATCGCGCTGGTGCTCGCCGGGGCGGCCATGGCCATGAGCGGATTGGTCATGCAGCTGCTGACCCAGAACCGCTTCGTGGAACCGACCACCACGGGCACCACCGAATGGGCCGGGCTCGGCCTGCTGACCATGCTGGTGCTCTTCCCCAGCGCGAGCCTGCTGGCCAAGATGGGCGTGTCCATCATCTTCGCCTTCATCGGCACGATGGTCTTCTTCCTGTTCCTGCAGCGCGTCTCGCTCAAGGCCTCGCTCACCGTCCCGATTGTGGGCATCATGCTCGGATCGGTGATCGGCGCCTTCTCCACCTTCTTCGCCCTGTCCACGGACAAGCTGCAGTCGCTGGGCATCTGGATGGCCGGCTCCTTCACCTCGGTGATCCGCGGCCAATACGAAGTGCTGTGGATCGTCGCCCTGGTCGCCGTGGCCATCTACATCGTGGCCGATCGCTTCACCGTGGCCGGCCTGGGCGAAGAGATCGCCACCAATGTCGGATTGAACTACCGCCGGGTGATGCTGCTGGGCACCGCGCTGATCGCCATCGCCACCGGCGTGGTCACCGTGGTCATCGGCAACCTGCCGTTCCTGGGCTTGATTGTGCCGAATATCGTCTCGCTGATCCGCGGGGATGACCTGCGCAGCAACCTGCCGTGGGTGTGCCTGCTGGGCGTCGCCATCACCACGGTGTGCGACTTGATCGGCCGCACCATCATCATGCCTTTCGAAGTTCCAGTTTCCCTG